ACTCAGCACGGTAAGAGTCTGGAAAAAATAAAGAGGTTGCTGTGTAGAGGAGAGAATGCTCTGAGCTTAAGCTCAGTCTTTAAATAATGAAACTCTATTACAGCTGTAAAAGAATGttgattcacaaacagatgtcaCACATACACTCATGGGCAAACATATAAATAGTCAACCAGACAGCAACAACTCAATGCATGTAGAGATGATCAAGATGATCAAGAtgatcaagatgacctgctgaagttcaaactgagcaccaGAATGAAGAACGGTGACTTAATTGACTCAGAACtatcagaaactgctgatctactcaGATTTTCTCACACAATCATCTCTGTGCTTTACTGAAAACGGTCAAACAAAGACAATAATATCCAGTTCTCTGGGGGggaaatgccttgttgatgacAGAAGTTAGAGGGAAAAGACTTGTTACAACTAAGTTATCAACATATCAAACCTAaaacagatgggctacagcagcaggcCACACTGGATGCCTCTCCTGACAGCTAAAAAccagaaactgaggctacagttcacagGGACAACTGGACAATAGAAGGTTGGAAAAACTTCACCTGATCTGAATTTGGCATAATCaacataaaagcatggatccatcctgccttgtgtcAGTGGTTCAGACTGCTGGTGGTATAATAATTTGGGGGGTATCTTCTTGGCTCACTTTGGGTTCCTTAGTataaactgagcatcatttaaaccccACAGCCTCCCTGAGTACTGttactgaccatgtccatcactttatgaccacagtgtacccatcttctgatgccTGCTTCTAGCAGGATAGGACACCGTGCTGCAACGCGCAAATcaactcaaactggtttcttgaacatgatgaTGAGTCCACTccactcaaatggcctccagtcaccagatctcaatccagtagaGCATCTTTGGGATTTGGTGGAACGTCAGGCACCTGGTCTGCAGCACCAAATGGGTCATGTCACCCATTTGATGCCATAAAGAATTAAGGcatttctgaaagaaaaaagggcGTTAAACCCAATGATAAAAACGTGTACCTAACAAATTGGCCAGTTAGAGCATGTTGTAGTGATACTTCTGATACGGTATTTCTGgtattttgaaattaaattcTCACGAGATGTAATGAACATGACATGCTGTATGGTATCTCCAAGATGGTAATGACTGTTAATTGTGTGTTATCTCGTACATTACAGCACCAAGCCCTCTGGCATCCTCTCCAGCATCCTTGAGAAAATTGGACACACACCTCTGGTTCGCTTGAACAACATCCCAAAAGAGTTTGGGCTCAAGTGTGATATCTGTGAGTATGAATGTAAAATGTGACACACCCACACATGCCTGGATATCAGTACAAGCAGAATCCATAAGCTTCTCTGCACACAATCACTTTGACTATTTTTACTTTCAGTTTCTGCAAAATCTTCCAAATAAACATTAGAATGATTATTATGCATTTCGTGCAGATTCATTATGTGAATGAATCTGCACGAAACTTCGCTTGTTTAAATGGGAGAAGTAAACAGCAGGGCCTTGAATGACTGTGGCACAGCCGTAGAACAAGCAAAATAGCTGAGAAGGGAGCGTTGAAGTATCATGTTTCCTACTGtgagactgttgttgttttgtatgAGGAGGCAGCTCGTTCCCTGGATGGAGAGGTGAGACTGAAagactttctttctctgttggatgaaagaacaaaaacaccTGTAAATTAAATTGAGCTGGAAAGCTGAAAACTGTTTGCGCCACCTGTGTTTCACACTGGCGGCCCATCTCAAAATCCAGGTTCTTTGATCTTTTCAAACCTACGTTGATGATCCGAACGCAATGTGCCAAACACATTTAGCTTTTCCAAGATGAGAGTATAAATTCTCTATAGGCTCCTCTTGTTCATGCGtttcttttatctgtttatttattcatttctgttagtttaatttcagtttttacaCATTATCTGTGTAGTATGACAGTATTCTTTTTAACGGGTGACTGTGTTTAGTGGCCAAGTGTGAGTTCTTCAATCCAGGAGGTAGTGTGAAAGACAGGATCGCCCTGCGCATGGTGGAGGACGCCGAGAGAGCCGGGGTCCTTAAACCAGGAGACACCATCATCGAGCCCACCTCTGGAAACACGGGTACATGAGTGTGAATGAACAAATGGGTTGAAGGCTCAGTGTTTGATACAGTTTAACATAAACCAAACTGAAGTGCAGTATTGTAGCTCCATGATGAAGGAAAAAGGTCATTTAAATAAATCTTGCTCTTTGTGCAGGTATTGGCCTCGCCCTCATAGCTGCAGTAAAAGGCTACCATTGCATCATTGTGATGCCTGAGAAGATGAGCATGGAGAAGGTAAGTAgccctgtttcttcttcttcttcttttcagtgGGAGGAATGTATTGAAGTCTCATCCTCTCCTGTGTCCTAGGTGCATGTCCTGAGAGCTCTCGGGGCAGAAATTGTCCGCACACCCACAGCTGCAGCTTTTGATTCACCAGAGTCTCATATACGTACGGCCTGGCGTCTGAAGAACGAGATCCCCAACTCGCACATCCTCAACCAGTATGGCAATTCAAGCAACCCCCTGGCTCACTACGACACCACGGCTGAGGAGATACTGGAGCAGTGTGATGGTTCGAGCTGATAGAAACTCTGATTTTTGATGCATCTTCTAGCTTGAGTCTAATTTTTGCTGTACATGTTTAATTCAACAACTGATTTTGAGGGtaatgaaaagaaacacatggCTCTGCCACTaagtcttttctttctctcccttcaCTCATTGAAGTAGAAAGTctgagcctggctctgaggAGCAGCGTTAATTTTGTTCTCAACaaccatattttttttcctgatgaAAACAAGAACGAGAAAAGACAATAACCAAATAAAAACGAACGCACAAAAAAAGTGTCAAAATTATGTTTTGACACTTtcatcaacaaaaaacaaagtataATGAGAATTTCTGGAGACATGAGGTGGGACGAGTTTGGAAGTGATCCAATCAGAAGTAATCTTTTTGTGCACTGAGGTTAGACTTGCACATTTGATCTGCCCATGGAGGCGTGTGAAACAGCACATTTAACTCCCGTTCCCACTGTTTCTcatgaaaacatgacaaaatgtcgACGGTTGGGAGGAGACGAACAGTAaacctatggacagattccacATTATTTGCACAAATGTATTAAATTACTTTTAATCATACAAGAAACATGCCTGAAACACTGAGCTGTATATCAAACTGCACGAATATATGAAGGCATATAGCTTGTCCTCTTTGTTAAACCTTGAAAATTCCTCTAATCGTTCATATTAGCTTATTAGGCATGAATGtgaaattatattattattaaaaaaaaacttttttacagcttgaaaaagaaaatgtgtttttgttttaggtCAGTTGGACATGTTGGTGGCTGGAGTCAGCACAGGCGGCACGCTCACTGGTGTTGCTCGAAAGTTAAAGGAAAGATGTCCAAATGTCAAAGTGAGCACCACACAACCTATCAGTCCACAGTCTTTAATGAATggtttttatttactgtattcttcttcttattatttctGACTCACACTGATGCATATCCATCAGTGAAGCAATGCATGTATTGGCAGCTCCATCAAACATTACTTGATAACTGTTTAACCCTGCAGTGTTTGCAGCCTCTTACCCAATTCCTCATGTCTGTTTTTAGATAGTCGGTGTGGATCCTGAAGGCTCTGTTCTGGAAGGCTCAGAAGGGAAGAATAAAAAGTTTCCATTTGAAGTGGAGGGAATCGGCCTTGACTTCATCCCCACAGTACTGGACAGATCTGTGAGTATTTTTGTTAACGTGCACATTTGTAAAGTGAGTATTTTTGCTAAACGCCCGTCTCTGTTGAATCTGCACAGATTGTGGATGTCTGGTACAAATCAACCGACACAGAAACGTTCCTTATGTCCCGCAAACTGATCAGAGAGGAGGGTCTTTTGTGCGGTAAGTTCATATCAGTGAGTTGTGGTATGTTATGAGCAACCTCAGTTTGCTCTAAATGATCGATTTGCCTGTTTTGCTGAAGGTGGCAGCTCTGGCTCAGCGATGGCAGCAGCTGTGAAGATGGCTCAGCAGCTGGAGGAGGGGCAGCGCTGCGTGGTCATCCTGCCTGACTCTGTCCGCAACTACATGTACGAGACACAATAGCAGATACACTTTGAATCCAGTGAGAGTCTGGAGTGCTCACAGGCCTTCATGCCTTCAAAAATACAGTTGTGGGCAGACGTTTACATGCACTCATCATGCCCATGAACATCAATACTTTTTAAATAGGGGTGACGTTAGGACTTTTCAATGGTCATTTCACAAGTTTGCTATTTCCATTCCAAAACCAGTttggatgtgtgtttgtgtcctgcTGGAACACCTTAATGTGTCCAGGTTTTATCAGGTCAAGTTTATCTAGctgttaatttgatgtaaagTTTCAGAATTTAGAGGTAGTTTTCCTTCTTCATTATTTGTGCATCCATACACACTACTGGGCGCAAAACACCCTTGAGCATGAACAGATGCTATAATCTTCTTTGTTGTGAAAGCCTCCGCTTTATTCCTACAAATACACCTCTTGTTACTGGCCGAATAGCTCAGTTTTTGTCCCTTCTGATCATAAAACGTTGCTTCAGAAGGCATTTGGCTTGTCTATGTGGGGCAGCTGCTCTTTTCAGTtgaacttgaagctgctgatTTTGGGCCAGGGGCTGGTACGTATACTTTTGATCCTGCGTGGATTAGagagaaaatgtattaaaatttcTGCTTccattcttgttttttttttttagatgattaaagatgtatgctttATAATCTTTCcccatttaaaaagaacattttaatgaaatcttTAAAAGCCAGTGAATGAACATATGTACCAAATTTAACCACAGACCATCCAATAGTTTTTAGCTTTGTCCTcaaaaatgtgtaaatgtgtgtagaAATGATTCAGTCCATTGAACAGTTTAGAGATCTTCATGGTTTCAAAGAGTTGGACTCTCTTCCTCTGAGCTATGTCTGGCTAAAAGCAGTAATCATGTGGCTCCCACCAGCCATTAGTTAGACAAGAATTTAACATAAAAGCACTTTCTTTTGAAACCCTTTGTGTGGATGTTTTTCCCATTATTAAGGACAGAACAGCAGTGACAGGAAATGAGAGAGGAAGAGACACATGTAACTGTAAATGTTACACGATGTGTCTTTATAAAGTCGGCGTCAATAAAATATTCAAGTTTCCAAAGTCCAAAGACTTTAATTCCAGTTTTTCTATTTGCTTTAAGGACTGACATaatgaaaaaagcaaaatacaGCAGAGGCTGATGGGAATGCCAATTTGTTTTTATGGTATTTGAGGATTtaacaaaatgtttttgaaaaaactttggCCTCAATCTCATGGTGCTGGATTTAAAATAAGGGCCTAAGGCATGAATGTGTGCACCAAATTTAACAGTACACGAGCCAATAATTGTTAAGCTAACTTATAAAACATTTCAACCGATGTTACTGCTTTTAAACATGCTAAAGAAAAATCAGTAACCTCTGCAGTTAGACATcagtacacaaacacactttcttttttatgtGGATTTTTTTCTACAAGACAAAGGTGAGAGAAAATGAGAGATGGCTTTCAGCTgttatgttttttcatttttattttttacagccaCGTGTCTTTCCTGTCCATAACTGAAATGCTGCAACCATTACAAAACAGATTTTCTAGAGTCAGACATGTTTTAGGTGGAAGTCTGACCAAACCTCAGCACACTTCTTCAAACTCACCGATTTTTACCTGCAGGTCAAAGTTCCTGACGAATCAGTGGATGTGTGAGAAAGGCTTCCTCTGCTTGGACGCTCAAATGGACCCAAAACCCTGGTAAAAAACACCATAATAACAAAACACCCCGAATCAGCTATAGCTTATACCCCTCAGAGGAGGTATGACGGGGCAGGTTGGTGTTAAAACCTCTGTTTTTCCGTCTTGCAGGTGGTGGAACCGGACTGTTCAGAGTCTACACCTGTCTGCCCCCCTCACTGTCACATATTCTGTGTCCTGCCAGAAAACCATTGAGATCCTAAAGGAGAACTCACTGGATCAGGCACCAGTCGTCACTGAGTCAGGGTATGTCTCTTCTTCTCAATATCAGGTTAGTATTATAAATGCCAGGCCTGAGGCTTCCTGAGCCTTGGTCCCTGTGGGACATGGGACAAGTTCCTGCCTTCCTGTGAATGTTGGTACTTGGCAGTTCTTGGTTGCCTGGGGTCCTGTCCTTGACTTGTGCCAGGAtgactgccctctagtggactTAACTACTCATTGCCTCTGGTCAATTGATTCAGCTTGCTAAGATGTGTGTTGTAGTTTAAAGACGTGTGTGGGCAGTTGGATGTCTGATgggtatatacacatacattaCAACCCTGTCCCTCCAGTGTAAATCCCCATGTGAGGTATCCTTATTTGAGTGTGTAACCATATAAGTTGGATCTCGTCTCAAGATAAACTCTAGTTAAAAACTATATTGATTAATCGTCCAGTTTGGTTACCCATTTTTTAATCTTGACATTTGGTTGAAATAAGCAGACAGAGACATGATGGGTTAGTCTTCTCGTCACCTGAGTCTGATGGGAGTTTGTGGGTTTTGTGTATTTCCACAGGGCCATCCTGGGAATGGTGACTCTGGAAACCATTCTGTCCTCTCTGTTGGCGGGGAAGGTTGAACTTTCAGCTGCTGTCAGCGCGGTGCTCCTCAAAGCCTTCAAACAGGTCAGTCAGAGAATGCAGAGCTCTTCATGGCGACCTTTGATGACATAATGAACATTTTTACACGCTTGTTTAATCTTCCTCCACTTGTGCTTTCAGGTGCACCTGACAGACGACCTGGGGAAGCTTTCCCATATCCTCAAAACTGATAACTTTGCCCTGGTGGTTCACAATCAAACGCAATGTGAGAAAATCCATTTCCTAAATAGTGTTTATGCAGGACATTTATGTGCAGATCATTATTATAATGAGCTGTTTATTGCATGGTTGATAAATGTCATTCACAAAGCTGCGAGGGCTCCACTTTTTTGACTGactaggctacgttcacactgcaggcgaaagcgcatcaaatccgattttttgaccctatgcgacccatatccgatcatgctatgacagtgtgaacggcgcaaatccgatattttcaaatccgatctgggtcactttcgtatgtggtactgaatccgatacatatccgatgttttagaaagcgactgctgtttgaacggtcaagtcgcattaaatccgccttttacgtcaccgacacaagactgaagccaattatcagcgccagagaagcgcccgagaagacatcgcgaacgcttcctggccatccagtgtagatgtcagtgaaactgttgggaagacaacgtaaacattttatttgtactgtataatctgcagattctgacagaaatctacagctatcctttgaagcaccgctcctctcttaaacggcaataaggatcattattaggttatttacattattatgtaaattacaaaataacttaaagcaaaaattgggaaacgtgaagaccgaagtctttatattaagggccatcagtcaaacaatactgttgctctgggtctaaacagagcgcgttgtgtgtgacatcttcttttgcgcatgcgggccgctttgagcgttcacactagagagcgtttgctgtcgcattttatttgtagtgtgaacgagcagacaaaaaaatcggatttgatcaaaaaatcggaattgagcattaagacctgcagtgtgaacgtagcctaatgGACCAAAACCAAAGATGTGTTAGgtatggctgtgtgcaggcaggaataggacccaaggtgcagactctggagacagacgtgaactcaaaaaggctttaatttaagactcaaaatataacatgactgaaaaaactcaaaacaaacttaaactagaaaaatgacaaaacacacagcaacgtAAACGGTAGATCacgacacggacacagagaaacacagggcttaaatacacagagggagcaatcagggaatgggtaacaggagggaaacacagctggggcaaatcagaactgacgagaccaaagaagcataaactgaacacactgagaaaagacagagaccttcaaagtaaaacaggaaacacataacacagactgaacaaagacacagactcacatgcaggcactacaaagggaacagagacgtgggaacagggcagacacaaacactgactgaacacggggatataggaacttaagatacacatagacgcgaactagacaaggggatgcaggtgataggggagacagagcaactaaagacgacagagacataagccataagacggaactcaaagaaaccaaaaactagaaattataaataataacataaactcaaaaaccctgggtcgacgacccaggcatcctaacaagaTGTTGAATTACAGTCACACAAAAGAGACCCAGAGGCTGGATTAATCAACTGTTAAATGAGTGAATTATTACTCCCCCCCCTAAAAAAAGctgatattttattcacaatagaactgattttaaatttgatgtcTGAATGAAGTTGGGACACGTCCGTGTTCGACACTGTGTAACattgtattattattgtaaCGGTGTGTCTCAGTTTAAAGATCTGATATATTTTCtatattgtaaataaaatacGTGTTTATGAGATTAGCAGATCTGTGTCCATCAGCagttttgtgtctctgtgcagaCGGGGTCGATGGGTCGGCCCTCCAGAGGGAGATTTTATTTGCCGTCGTGACATCGATTGACCTTCTCTCCTACATCACCACACACGAGGGGCAGGACTGCAACCATCAAAGTCAGGCAGTGTAACCCAGTGACTGTGTCCTGTTTAAGGTGGATTTTACTCTCTTCTCACTGAGACACAGCAAACAATCACCTACAGTGTCACCGAAATTATAAGATATACAGTCGCAGAGAGGACAGAGAAGTTGTAATTATATTtatagctgttgttgttgttgttttttgggatTTGTTGACAGTTGaagcaaaatagaaaataacattatctttttttaactttaatccTGTCAGTGTTGTTACAAGTAATCTGAGTGTATTCACCTTGCAGCTTTAAATGCTGTATGAGGGACTTTACCATCATCTTTCTGGAGCTTTTTGACTCTTTTCTCCGACTTGTGCGAAATGAATGTGTTCCCTTCACCGTCAATAATGCAGCGACCGGCTTAGGTCTGATATCTACATTTAATCTTTGAATGGTGGAAAGCAGGCCTACAGTCTCATTTCTTACAGAATAGTTCAGTGTTTATATTCTTTGCATTTTACTCCTACTATTAAAGACTTGAGCCATACGGAAAGTGTGGGGCCTTACAGATtctggtttgttttgcttttctgtgacatgttttcattAATTTGCTGTATTTCCTCTTAGCTAGCAGGTACCTAGAAACCTTCAAACCAGGTACCTGCAAAACAGAAAGTGATGATAAATTCAGCTCActgttttacttacttacttattaAGCTTAGTTATAAGCTTGTTGCACAAAAAATGCttttgcagtgtaattaaaGTGAATAGAGCTTCAAGGTTGTCCAACTTTTCTCTTTAACTAAGTTTACGGCACAGCTCATAAAACAGGGTTTGTGATCTGGTGTTGCTGCTTTCTACATTTTACTTcatttaaaggaggaaacaaccTCAGTTTAAcgtttcaaactttttttttcgttttggCTAAATTGTCACTTGTGGCGTTGTTATTGAGGGTAAGGGCTTGCATTTCAAGCTTACATTAAATACTGTGAGGACACCTGATTATCTGTTTGTCAAGTTGCACCGTGGGAAATGTAGGCATCAtgcagtgaaaaaacaaaaggtatCGGCTTCTTCTGCAGAGATACTTTGAGGCCTTTTCCGCTGTTTATACAGCGCTATTAGCGTGTAATGATAAAGTAGAGAAGTTATacttattttattaattatttttttcatttgctgcTCAAACATTAGTTCAAATGTCTTAGAACAAAGTAGAAAAGGGACAATGtcagattttgttttattcattttcttattttttaaagtccttGTGCTCTTGTGCTCCAAAACATGTTTGAGGATGTTTCTATTCTACTGCTTAATCTGACACTAGATTTCATTTTTGTCTATAGTCGATTTAAATAGAAGACATGCATAAATGCTGgcatgtgctttttttttaattgagcaTTTCTCTCACTTCTGTGCATAAACCTAATTTTACTCACTGCTCTGCGTTGAAGTGTAATGACTCACTAAACCACAGGGAGGGAGTATTGGCACAGGTAGACCAGCTGTGCAGCTCTCTGTATATTCAGTTCCTCCTGGACACACACAGATTGTAGGAGCGTCATCCTTCTGACCTTCAGCCAGTAATGTCAATAATTCAAGGTGTAACAAGGTGTAACTTAATGCCCTGCCTTGGATTTAATAAACTATCTTGACAACAATTAAAGCTGAGACCAAATGgcagctttttaaaattgtttttattgtatttaattgttatttttgttttgaaagctTTTATTGTACATAGATAAAAGTGCAAAAAGACCCAAATAAGA
This window of the Maylandia zebra isolate NMK-2024a linkage group LG16, Mzebra_GT3a, whole genome shotgun sequence genome carries:
- the LOC101479719 gene encoding cystathionine beta-synthase; translation: MPTDFGTKSLEEVPSPCTFAANPTNAEVTCAKASSSVCQATAAVNSGDRLPADDEDKDESFTETQLENTDETPDETKWISPDLPSRCTWKLGAPMSESPHSHSARTKPSGILSSILEKIGHTPLVRLNNIPKEFGLKCDILAKCEFFNPGGSVKDRIALRMVEDAERAGVLKPGDTIIEPTSGNTGIGLALIAAVKGYHCIIVMPEKMSMEKVHVLRALGAEIVRTPTAAAFDSPESHIRTAWRLKNEIPNSHILNQYGNSSNPLAHYDTTAEEILEQCDGQLDMLVAGVSTGGTLTGVARKLKERCPNVKIVGVDPEGSVLEGSEGKNKKFPFEVEGIGLDFIPTVLDRSIVDVWYKSTDTETFLMSRKLIREEGLLCGGSSGSAMAAAVKMAQQLEEGQRCVVILPDSVRNYMSKFLTNQWMCEKGFLCLDAQMDPKPWWWNRTVQSLHLSAPLTVTYSVSCQKTIEILKENSLDQAPVVTESGAILGMVTLETILSSLLAGKVELSAAVSAVLLKAFKQVHLTDDLGKLSHILKTDNFALVVHNQTQYGVDGSALQREILFAVVTSIDLLSYITTHEGQDCNHQSQAV